Genomic DNA from Hordeum vulgare subsp. vulgare chromosome 2H, MorexV3_pseudomolecules_assembly, whole genome shotgun sequence:
TTGGAGAGTTGGTACTTCGGGTGTTATCTAGGTGGTGTTCGTGGTGTCGCTATAAGGAACTGATCGATGTAGTGGgatctttctttcttctttttttttggaTGTGTGCATTCGTAATGTCTTTATGACATTGCGTTGTTGCAGAGGGTAGATGCAATTGGTATCTCTGTGATATTAATATATTTTCCTTGTCAAAAAATGTGGTCAAAATCAAATTATGAACTGCAATGAATTGGTGCACTGGAAGCAAATTGATAGGACATACCTACCTGCTAGCAATGGATTGATTAAAGGTGGATGATCAAAGCAACGTTTTCGTTGGTCTATGCTGTTCACACTCACACCAGCTTCACCATCTGCAGCCTCGCACATCAACCAATTGATTAAAGGTGGAAATGTgatgccatgcatgcatgcacatggGATCAACGAGTGAGTGATGTCATTAAggtgacatgatcaaacaaactgcTAGCTACTTCCTTTGTCCTCATATATGTAAACCCTGTAATCAAATAATCCGTATTATCCCCTACATATATGTATCTGGATGGAGGTTGTTATCGAGAAGTGGTTATTTGGGGATCGGACAAGTAAGGTACTTAAAAGGGGAATTAACACTCATATCCGTACTCTTCAACCAACAATATAATGTGcgacatcaagttcatatgaatcTAGGGGGACGAGGGGGCTAACAAATTGATTCTTCTACTATGATACTGGTTGTTGCAGTTAATTTTTTTTACTTCATATGAACTTTGCCACCTTCATGAAAAACttgtcccatgcatgcatgctggcTCCGTCCCTGCGTGTTGCCCCCACTGTTGTGCTACGTCGTTGTGGTGCTGGACTCCTTGTACCTCTGCTAATTTGTTGTCTATGAACTAATGATAATGTTATTGCCGACGTCTATGCTAAGCTTTAAAAAAACCGCAAACTCACCAAATTAATTACAACGCGTGACCGAAAGCAAATTATGAATTTCAACAAATTGGGCCTTCACATACACcgcacattttttttctttttgccatCAAAGTAAGACATTGATAGATTAACATTGGACGATGGAACCCTCGTTGCCTCGTTGGTCTATATACGTTCACACCAGCTTAACTCAGCATTTGCAAGGTGGGACGTACATCAATTGATTGACGGTGGAAACTTGAACTCATGCATGCCCGTACATCACATGCGGGTGAGTGATGCCACAACAAACTGCTTTTAGTTTCATGACGATGAAAGGACAAGAGTTGTGCACCAGTTTCATCACATGCTGTTGTAGCCCCGGCAGAAGGctatatatatatgcatcatgtGGATCAGACTCCATTCCATGACATGCAATAATACACATACTGCAACTAGCAAAAGTGGCCATGGCCAGAAGCTTCAACTCATTAGCGCCGGTGCTCATCACCTTTAGCTGCTTCCTCTGCTTGTTGGGCTGCTACTacgtcatctcttcttcttcccagGCTTCCTCCGATGGCTTCCTTGGATGCCTCACGGACAACAATGTCCCGGTGTTCACGCAGAGCTCCCATTTCTTCATGCCGCTGCTCAACGCCTCCATCAGGAATCCAAAGTTTTTTGTGAATACCACCGTGAGGCCGCTCTACATTGTCATGCCGACAACCACCCCTCACGTGCAGGCCGCCGTGCGCTGCGGCAGTGGAAACAATATGTCCATCCGCGTGCGCAGCGGTGGGCACGACTACGAGGGCCTGTCGTACCGGTCTGTGGATGCTGGGGGCTTTGCCATGCTCGACATGTCAGAGCTACGCACCATCGTCGTGGACAACCAGACATCAACGGCGTGGGTGGAGTCGGGCGCCACGCTCGGAGAGCTCTACTACAAGATCGGGAATGACAGCAACATGCTGGGGTTCCCGGCTGGTGTGTGCCCGACCGTCGGCATCGGAGGCCATTTCAGTGGCGGCGGCTTCGGCATGATGATGCGCAAGTACGGGCTGTCCATCGACAACATCATCAACGCCGAGCTGGTGGATGCCAAGGGGAGGCTCCtaaacaaaaccaccatgggaGAGGACGTCTTCTGGGCCAtccgaggcggtggcggcgggagTTTCGGTGTCGTTGTGAAGTGGCAGGTGACCCTCATACCAGTCCCACCCTCCGTAACGGTTTTCAACGTCTCAGTGTCCCTCGGTCAGGGCGCGGTGGACGTCGTCACCAAGTGGCAGCAGGTTGCGCCGACCATGCCACGCGACCTGTTCATCAGGGTGCTCATAAAGAATAAGAGGGCTGACTTCCAGGCCTTGTTCCTTGGCACATGCGAGGCGCTCCTACCGGTGATGAACAAAAACTTTCCAGAGCTGAGGTTCAACCGCTCCGACTGTCGGGAGATGACCTGGCTTCAGTCTGCACCCTACATCTACCTCGGCAAAGACTCCTCCGTGGAGGACCTACTgaagcggaacacctccacgttcttCTCCACCTACGGCTTCAAGGCGACGACCGACTACGTCCGGGAGGAGAAGCCCATTCCCCGGGACGTGTGGGCCGGTATCTTCCACAAGCTTGCGCAACCCGAGGCACGGGACGCACGCGTGATCCTAGACCCCTACGGTGGGTTTATGAGCGACGTGCCGGACTCGGCGACGCCATTCCCGCACCGCGCCGGTGTGTTGTACAGTATCCAGTTCTACAACTACTGGCCGGTTTATAGGGAAAGTGGGGAAATGCAGATCAACTGGATCAAAGACGTATACGCGTTCATGGCGCCTTACGTGAGCTCCAACCCAAGGGAGGCCTACTTCAACTGTAGGGACCTGGATCTCGGAACCAACTGGGGGGCGAAATATTTCATGGGTAACTACCAGAAGCTCACCAAGGCCAAGGGTGAGATCGACCCCCTCGAATACTTCCGCAACGAGCAAAGCATCCCGCTACAAGGCAATATCACCAAAATGCGTGCATCGCCTGATGATGACGCTGAGGCTGGTGATGGTGGCTCTGCATCCTCCTATTGAATAAGCAATGTGATCGGCAAAATAACGCGCCTATATATGCATCAGAGGACAAATTTAGTGTGCAAtggccgttttcttttgcttacATGTGTCAtttaactctatatatatctatatgtatatgtatcttgAGCGAATTCCATAAATAAATTTCACAATTTGTGTATGTGTGAGAGTTTAATTAGTGCTAAATTATATATGCTTATTTAGAGTTTAGACTACTACTAGCTCTTATGACAGATACACATGCATTACCTAATTTCAAAGAAAACTACAACTTTTTATGAATGGTGATTTGCCAAAATTAGGTGTTACAAATTCAAGGGACAACTTGATTTTAGAaggaacatgcaagagagcaaatGGAGTGTGGTGGTTCTTATTTTTCAGGCTTGATTTAAAAAAATGGACTGCCGGCAAGTGTTTCAATTTACTTAGAACTAACTTGTATCGGTACTACTTAATCACAATCAACATTTAAACCAGAGGTATAACAAACAAATGGACTGGTAGGCTTTCTACATCCGTCACCCCTAGGCATTCCTGCAGTAGTGCCAGCACTCAGATTAGCGTGGGCGATCTCACGGTTACGTAAGGGTCCTTCAATTCGTCATCGTTCCCTAGAGGCTCCTGTCCTCCCAACAGCCTCAAGTCCATCAATGAGTATATGGACACATGTCTATTTGTGAGTGAAAAATATTTGAAATACAATCTTAGAAGTAGTCGATAAACGAGCATGTTATTCAAAGTTTAAATTCAACTTTTAACAGTGATGTTTTAATGTTCACAGAAATTTATTGGTCAAGTTATTTCACACCACAAaaatgtatttgagtttcaactTGAAATTTAACTATTCTTTGGAAAATCATGTCTTCAATGTACTGCATCATTTTGAGTATTTTGGGAAAAATGAAACAAAACATAATGTGTACATGGCTTCCTATGGTTTCTAGTAGCAGATAGCATCTTTTATGTgatcaatattattattatttgcctCTTATTATTTAAATCTAACTCCATCCATGTTCATCAAGTCTCGGTTCCGCAACTATAACTTGTCCTAATTAATTAGGACCATGTGTCCGAAAGCAAATTACGAATTGATGCAACAGAAAGCAAATTGATAGTACGTACTAGTAGCTACCTACAAGCAACCGATTGATTATCGGTGGATGACTGAATCATTGTTGGTCCATGTCGTTCACACTCACCAGCTTCAACATTTTCACTGTCACACATCAACTAATTGATTAATGGTAGGAACGTGATGTCATGCTTATATAGGAGAATGCTTACACTAGACATGAACATTGATAGATGAACATTGGACGATGGAACCCTCGTTGCCACGTTGATCTATATATGGCCGCTTTCATGATCACACCAGTTTAATTCAGCATTTGCAAGGTGGCACGTACATCAATTGAttaatggtggaaacttgatctcATGCATGCACGTGCATCACATGCCGGTGAGTGATGTCAAGACAATGACGTCATGCAATGCCATAACAAACTGTTTTTAGTTTCATGGAGATGAAAGGACAAGAGTTGTGCACCAGTTTCATCACATTCACATGCTGGTGGATGACAGTCTGTAGCCCCGGCCAAAGGCTATATATGCATGTATATCAGATTCCACGTCAAGAAACTTGCAGTTGGGTTTAGTACCAAAAATACGTTCAAGAGGTGATTGGTTTTTGATGACCCGACTGGGAACACGATTGATAAGATAAACAACGGCGAGGAAAGCCTCATTCCAAAACTTGAGTGGCATAAACGCATGAGCAAGGAGGGATAGGCCAACTTCGACAATGTGTCGGTGTTTCATTTCAACAGATCCATTTTGTTGATGAGTATGGGGACATGACACATGATGAGTGATGCCACGCTAAAAAAAGGAATTTAGTTATCGGTATTCAACCCCCAATTCGTTTGCATATAGAGAATTTTACTATCAAAGAATCGTTCAACATGTTGTTGAAAAAGATGAAATTTCTCAAACACATCAAACTAATTTTTAAGCAAATACATCTAATTAAACTTGCAAAAATCATCAATAAAACTCACATAATATTTTTGTCTGCCAACAAAAACGGATCCAGGACCCCACACATCTGAAAAAAAAAGCTCTAAAGGAACTTTTGACTCACTAGTAGATCGCAAATAAGGGAGTTGATGACTCTTGGCCATGTGACATGAATCACAAACCAACAAATGGTCTTGCTTATTGGAAATTGGAAGACAAAAATCACAAAGAATTTTCCGGACCACCGGCAAAGCAAGATGCCCTAGGCGGTTATGCCACCTTGAAGTAGACGATTTGACCACACTAAGTTCTTTACCATGAGGAGCATCATGGCGGCCAGGCACAGGAAATATATGACCCTTACTCTTGCTTCGAAGAATGGCTTTCCGAGTGGATCAGTCCACAATGGAGGAGACGTGTCTCATCTATGCTGTCACTCCATCGCTCCCGCCTCATCTGCACTTGACCGTTGTTATCACCATCCTCTGGAACATTTGGAAGAGCAGTAATGCAAAAGGTTTTTGGTACCAACGTGTTGCCCCCACTGTGGTGGTACCAAAATTCATTGCCGAAGTCGTTGTGCAATTGGAGTCCTTGTACCTCTGCTAATTTGTTGGCTATTAACTAACGATAGTGTTTCGGTGGGTTTTCGTCTCCGGTGTACTTTAAAAAACACACGCAAACTCAGCCTAATTAAGATGCGTGATTGAAAGCAAATTATGAATTTCAAAAAATTGTGCATGTACGTACGACCGCACATTCTTCCTTTTTGGCCTCGTCACACATTGATAGATTAACATTGGCGATACTCGGCGACAAGTCTGGTTAGCAATCTCATACTTTGAATTTGATATAACGTATGCGATGGAACCCTCGTTGCCTCGTTGATGTATAATATGGCGTTCACGATCACACAAGCTTAATTCAGCATTTGCATGGTGGGACGGACATCAATTGattgatggtggaaacttgaactCATGCATGCACGTACATCACATGCCGGTGAGTGATGTCATGACAAATTGACAATGCCGTCATGCAATGCCATAACAAACTGCTTTTCGTTTCATGACGATGAAAGGACAAGAGTTGTGCACCAGTTATTCTTCGTCgtctctattttaacatcaatgcatagTATTTGTATGTATCATAAATTTTGTCTCACTTCATACATAAAAAAGAGAACATATATGCCCTAAACAAATAAATTTTGGGGGTGAGATGAAAATCGAAAATAAAATGCTTCACCTCTGTATATGGTCAGTCTATCTAAATTCAAATAACTAAATTTCTTAGTAAATGTGATCAAACCAGAGCATGCAGCATATACTTCCTATGGgagaaaaaaaattcaatacATGCTCATGTAAATCGACGGTAGGGGGGGCATATTAAAGAGTTTTGTCGGCGAAGACTTGGTAGCCGAGCGACAATGTGGTAGAAGACACATACCGCATCAAAGAAGCATGTCAACAGCCACCAACCTGACACCAATGATGAACACCAGCGACTCTACACGACTGATCAGTCCTACCTCGATTCCGCGACGACCAATGCACTGTAAAAAATTGGACCAATAGATGCGCAGATGCAAAAACTAAAACATGCTGAAATTGGAATGACCTCTTTCAGCAGGACGTTTGTCTCATACTCTCATGGTCTCTCCAGTCTGCAACCTCTGTAAAAGTAAATACATTAACAATTTAGCAATTTGGGAAGAACAAGAAAAAGCAAAACCAAGCGGGAATTGAATGGATCTGAAAGCAATAGGGTTATTGTTGCTCACCTCCCTGGTGCACTCCTCACCTGGACACCCCAGTCAAATTATCCCCACGGCCCCGCCCATCATTGCAGCTAGCAAGGGAGTTGAAGTATTCACCGTCGAATATAAATCCCCACAATGTGTGTGTTTTTCCTCTTCCGGAATAGGGCGTCTACGTTTTCTAAACAGGAAAAAAAGACTGTTTGTGCCAAAGGCCGGTGTAAAATTACTAGAGGACAGAAAAAAGTTAGGGTGCATGGGTCGCGAGTGGTGGTGCCATGGGGCCTAAAATACTGGCTCGATCGCTTTTTGGTCTTAtgatctatatttttgttttcttacatTGTAAATCAGTATGAATGTAACTATTTATATATGAAATGTAATTCATTTATGGAATGATCATAAGATTATCTCAGGTAAAGAATAAATCGTTCTGCGCCCAGCCTTAACTGGTTGTGTTTGGATGTGATCTGGTTGAAGGCATTGTATTCAAAGCCTGGATTTCCTCATGGATGAGAACTTAAGATCTAGGATCGGACGATGTATATTGTTTCCTTTTGGGGACGTCGCACTTGGAGAGTTGGTACTTCGGGTGTTATCTAGGTGGTGTTCGTGCTGTCGCTATAAGGTATTGTTCGATGTAGTGGgatctttctttctttttctttttctttttatttttttaggatGTGTGCATTCGTAATGTCTTTATGACATTGCGTTGTTGCATAGGGTAGATGCAGTTGGTATTTCTGTGATATTAATATATTTTCTTTGTCGAAAAATGTGGTCAAAATCAAATTATGAACTGCAATGAATTGGTGCACTGGAAGCAAATTGATAGGACATACCTACCTGTTAGCAATGGATTGATTAAAGGTGGATGATCAAAGCAACGTTTTCGTTGGTCTATGCTGTTCACACTCACACCAGCTTCACCATCTGCAGCCTCGCACATCAACCAATTGATTAAAGGTGGAAATGTgatgccatgcatgcatgcacatggGATCAACGAGTGAGTGATGTCATTaagatgacatgatcaaacatagtACTTCATTTGTCCTCATATATATAAAACCTGTAATCAAATAATATATGATGCTTATGTTATAAAACTTATTGCCAAAGTCGTATTTGCAAAGGTTTTTCAGTGATATAGTTTTTAAGACACATATCTGGTATACTATTAATTGATCTTATCTAAGATCAAAGTAAATATCAAAATCCGTATTATGCCCTACATATATGTGTCTGGATGGAGGTTCTTATCGAGAGCTGGTTTGGGGATCGGACAAGTATAATGTACTTAAAAGGGGAATCAACACTCATATCCGTACTCTTCAACAACAATATAATGTGcgacatcaagttcatatgaatcTAGGGGGGGCGATGGGGCCTAACAAATTGATTCTTCTACTATGATAGTGGTTGTTGTAGTTAAAAATTACATGAACTTTGCCCACTCCGTGAACAAACTTGTCCAATGCATGCATGCTGGCTTCGTCCCTGCGTGTTGCCCCCACTGTTGTGCTACGTAACTTCATTGCCGACGTCGTTCTGGTGCTGGACTCCTTGTACCTCTGCTAATTTGTTGGCTATGAACTAATGATAATGTTATTGCCGACGTTTACGTTAAGCTTTAAAAAAAACCACAAACTCGCCTAATTAATTACAATGCATGACCGAAAGCAGATTATGAATTTCAACAAATTGGGTCTTCACGTACGACTGCACATTTTTTCTTTTTGCCATCAAAATAAGACATTGATAGatcaactgttggaattatgccctagaggcaataataaatgtagttattattataattcctgtatcatgataatcgtttattatccatgctataattgtattgaatgaagacttatatacatgtgtggatacatagacaaaacactgtccatagcaagcctctagttggctagccagttgatcaaagatagtcagtgtcttctgattatgaacaaggtgttgttgcttgataactggatcacgtcattaggagaatcacgtgatggactagacccaaactaatagacgtagcatgttgatcgtgtcattttgttgctactgttttctacgtgtcaagtatttgttcctatgaccatgagatcatataactcactgacaccggaggaatactttgtgtgtatcaaacgtcgcaatgtaactgggtgactataaagatgctctacaggtatctccgaaggtgttcgttgagttagtatggatcgagactgggatttgtcactccgtgtgacggagaggtatctcggggcccactcggtaatacaacatcacacacaagcattgcaagcaatgtgacttagtgtaagttgcaggatcttgtattacggaacgagtaaagagacttgccggtaaacgagattgaagtaggtatacggatactgacgatcgaatctcgggcaagtaacataccgaaggacaaagggaatgacatacgggattatatgaatccttggcactgaggttgaaacgataagatcttcgtagaatatgtaggatccaatatgggtatccaggtcccgctatgggatattgaccgaggagtctctcgggtcatgtctacatagttctcgaacccgcagggtctgcacacttaaggttcgacgttgttttatgcgtatttgagttatatggttggttaccgaatgttgttcggagtcccggatgagatcacggacgttatgagggtttccgaaatggtccggaaacgaagattgatatataggatgacctcatttaattaccggaaggttttcggagttaccgggaatgtacagggaatgacgaatgggttccgggtgttcaccgggggggcaacccaccccggggaagcccataggccttgggggtggcgcaccagcccttagtgggctggtgggacagcccaagaaagcactatgcaccataggaagaaaatcaaagagaaaagaaaaaaaaagaggaggtgggaaaagggggaaggactcctccttccaaacctagttggactcggtttggaagggaagggttgcccccctttgctcggccgacccccttgggagtccttggaccacaaggcaaggctccccctcctccccctatatatacagaggttttagggttgatttgacacaactttgtcacggcagctcgaccacatatctccatggttttacctctagatcgcgtttttgcggagctcgggcggagccctgctgagacaagatcatcaccaacctacggagcgacgtcacgctgccggagaactcatctacctctccgtctctcttgctggatcaagaagtccgagatcatcttcgagctgtacgtgtgctgaacgcggaggtgtcgtccgttcggcactagatcgtgggactgatcgcgggacggttcgcggggcggatcgagggacgtgaggacgttccactacatcaaccgcgttcactaacgcttctgctgtgcggtctacaagggtacgtagatcgaatatcccctctcatagatggacatcaccatgataggtcttcgtgcgcgtaggaaaatttttgtttcccatgcgacgttgcccaacagtggcatcatgagctaggttcatgcgtagatgtcttctcgagtagaacacaaaagtttttctgggcagtgatgtgcgttttgctgccctccttagtcttttcttgattccgcggtattgttggattgaagcggcttggaccgacattactcgtacgcttacgagagactggtttcatcgctacgagtaaccccgttgctcaaagatgactggcaagtgtcagtttctccaactttagttgaatctgaattgaccgaggaggtccttggatgaggttaaatagcaactcatatatcttcgttgtggtgtttgcataagtaagatgcgatcctactagatacccatggtcaccacgtaaaacatgcaacaacaaaattagaggacgtctaacttgtttttgcagggtatgcttgtgatgtgatatggccaacgatgtgatgtgatatattggatgtatgagatgatcatgttgtaatagataatatcgacttgcacgtcgatggtacggcaactggcaggagccatagggttgtctttatactaacgtttgtgcttgcagatgtgtttactattttgctaggatgtagctttagtagtaatagcattagtagcacgacaaccccgatggcgacacgttgatggagatcatggtgtggcgccggtgacaagaagatcgtgccggtgctttggtgatggagatcaaggagcacgtgatgatggccatatcatgtcacttatgaattgcatgtgatgttaatccttttatgcaccttattttgcttagaacgacggtagcattatgaggtgatctctcactaaaatttcaagacgaaattgtgttctccccgactgtgcaccgttgctacagttcgtcgttttgagacaccacgtgatgatcgggtgtgatagactcaacgttcacatacaacgggtgcaaaatagttgcgcacgcggaacactcgggttaagcttgacgagcctagcatgtgcagacatggcctcggaacacatgagaccgaaaggtcgatcatgaatcatatagatgatatgattaggatagggatgcttaccactgaaactatactcaactcacgtgatgatcggacttgagctagtgtaagtggat
This window encodes:
- the LOC123429002 gene encoding berberine bridge enzyme-like Cyn d 4; amino-acid sequence: MARSFNSLAPVLITFSCFLCLLGCYYVISSSSQASSDGFLGCLTDNNVPVFTQSSHFFMPLLNASIRNPKFFVNTTVRPLYIVMPTTTPHVQAAVRCGSGNNMSIRVRSGGHDYEGLSYRSVDAGGFAMLDMSELRTIVVDNQTSTAWVESGATLGELYYKIGNDSNMLGFPAGVCPTVGIGGHFSGGGFGMMMRKYGLSIDNIINAELVDAKGRLLNKTTMGEDVFWAIRGGGGGSFGVVVKWQVTLIPVPPSVTVFNVSVSLGQGAVDVVTKWQQVAPTMPRDLFIRVLIKNKRADFQALFLGTCEALLPVMNKNFPELRFNRSDCREMTWLQSAPYIYLGKDSSVEDLLKRNTSTFFSTYGFKATTDYVREEKPIPRDVWAGIFHKLAQPEARDARVILDPYGGFMSDVPDSATPFPHRAGVLYSIQFYNYWPVYRESGEMQINWIKDVYAFMAPYVSSNPREAYFNCRDLDLGTNWGAKYFMGNYQKLTKAKGEIDPLEYFRNEQSIPLQGNITKMRASPDDDAEAGDGGSASSY